The Myripristis murdjan chromosome 11, fMyrMur1.1, whole genome shotgun sequence genomic sequence GACGGTCAGCTAATCACACTAGATGTTTGGTCCCTATTAATACCTCAGCCAGTGGTGGGTCTTCAGATCTGCTCACCACTGGTCGTGGCAGCAAGAACCTaaaatttggttttataaatattagatcTCTGGCTACCAAAGCTTTACTCATAAATGATCTAATTCTTGATCATGGATTGGACATGATTGGTCTGTGTGAGACATGGttgaaaccaaatgttttcctgcCCCTAAATGAGGCTACTCCACCTAATTACTCCTATGCCCATGTAGCCCGGGCTCATAAACAAGGCGGTGGTGTTGCCTTAATTTACAaagatatatttaaatttacatctaatctggaaaataaatttaaatcctTTGAGGCTCTTGTCTTGAGTTCATCTTCCTCAGCCATGCATAGCCTTTCTCCATTTTATATGGTGGTGATCTATCGACCGCCTGGTCCTTACTCTCAGTTTTTAGatgagtttggtgaatttttgtcaGGCTTAGTTACCCATTCTGAACAGATCTTGgtttttggagattttaataTCCGTATAAATAAGGCTGATGATCCACTGaataaagcattttcaaatcttatTGATACATTTGGATTTACTCAGTCTGTTCAAGAGGCAACTCATTGCAATGGTAATAT encodes the following:
- the LOC115368269 gene encoding uncharacterized protein LOC115368269, which produces METVSLPHWPTHSLLVGQYMNLQTTPSTVVVHPCNKAPYRLQNHTPQAIKPVLTHRPKPKGLGRSANHTRCLVPINTSASGGSSDLLTTGRGSKNLKFGFINIRSLATKALLINDLILDHGLDMIGLCETWLKPNVFLPLNEATPPNYSYAHVARAHKQGGGVALIYKDIFKFTSNLENKFKSFEALVLSSSSSAMHSLSPFYMVVIYRPPGPYSQFLDEFGEFLSGLVTHSEQILVFGDFNIRINKADDPLNKAFSNLIDTFGFTQSVQEATHCNGNILDLVLSKGIVVSDLTVLSATSAVSDHFLIKFEASLACPVSGGTDVITSRHIGPSAVAAFSQQLPGVLAPLTVETGSVENLTSSLNMALSSLLDTVAPLSTRPRRLKRSTPWFNEEI